The segment CATCGATCAGCAAAGCTGCATTGCCGGTGGCACTGTCCCAGGTCACCGCGAGACTGTGTTCCAGGCCATCCGACAACGACGTCATGTCAAAGCCGGAGAACGCGTAGTTGTTTCCGCCGATATGAAGCTGAAACGTCGTGCCGCTGACCAAGCCAGCCAAAGCGTTGAAGTCTCCGCTCGTTGCATACGAAAAGAACGTGAATTGATTGCCAATCGACGTCGAATTGAATTGCATCTCCAACGTCAACGCGGTCAATCCGCCTAGGATCGCGTCGCCGTCGTCAGCGATAAAATACGCATCGTTTCCGCCATCATGGTTGATGCTGATTCCACCATTGGTCGTCGACGTGATGGCCAAATCCGACGGAGCCTCAGGGACGTATTCATACGAACCGATGTCGGCGGAAGCATCGCGAGCCTCACCACGGATGTCCGTGGTTGGTGGCGTTCCACCACCGGCATCATGCGCGGCGCTGCTATCCGTGATGCTGTGGTAGTACTGACCCGAGGCGGCATCAAGCGTCAATGCGGAAAGAACCGGATCGGTTCCTAGAACGCCGCCGTTGTCTTCGATCAGGTTGTTGGTGTTGGTGGCCAGTGTTCCGTTGACATCGGCTCCACCAAACGCGGAAACGTTGTCCGCGATGATTGAGTTGGTCACGTTGACCGTGCCCGCAATGACCTGAATCCCGCCACCGTTTCCACTGGTCGCTTCGTTGGCCGCGATGGTGGAGTAGTCGACGTTCAACGTGCCCGAATTAACACGAATGGCTCCGCCGTCGTACGTTGACGTGTTTCCGCTCATCGTGACATTGGTCAATGTCGTGACACCGCCGTCCACGTTCAACGCACCACCGTCGCTGGCCGCGTTGTTGATCAAAGAAACTTGTGTCAACGTCGTCGTGCCGGTGCTGTAGATTGCTCCGCCTGCTTGATTGATTGCGGTGTTGTCCTGGAACACGACGTTGGTCGCCTCCAGTGTGCCTTCGTTGAAGACGGCTCCCGCTTCGTAGACGTCACCTTCTCCGCCGGTCACCGTCAAATCGCTGAGCGTGAGCGAGTTGGATGACGTGACATGGAAGACCCGATCGGCCATCCCCGAGGCGTCGATGATCGTGTCGCCCGCACCGCTGCCGGTGATCGTGATGTCCGACAGAATGTCCAGGTCACCGGTCGCTGCGAACTGTTCGGTATCACCGGTGACATCCATTGAATACGTGCCCGATCCCAGCACGATTGTGTCGGCACCGTCGGTGTTGTTGGCTGCGATAATTGCTTCGCGCAGCGAGATGAATCCGTCCACGCCTTTGTCGGCATACAACGCCGATAGGCTGCTGGTGTCTCCGTCCAGCGTGTCGGCAAACGTGTCGACTTGGATGCCCGCACCTTTGGCCATCAATGAATTGACGTCATTGTCCGAGATCGCACGGGTGTAGATGCGAACGTCGTCCAGCTTGCCTTCGTAATCAGTTGCTGCGACGCTGGTGCCGCCGATCGTGACGGTCGAGCTGACATCGACGACGCCGACATTGGCTGTGGTTGGGCCAGAGGTCGTACCGTCAACGTACAGACGCAGATCCGTTCCGCTTCGAGTCGCGGTAACATGATGCCAATTGCCGTCGGCGACGAAACCGGATCCCGCAAGAGTGGCGGCCGAAGAGGTGCTGCCTTGCAGGAAGAAAGTCAGGCTTCCATCGCTGTCGGTGTAGATGGAGAACCCATCGCTGCCGTCGTGCGATCCGATCAAGCGAGTCGAGTTGCCTTGCAAAGCGTCCGCGTTGTACCAGAACGAAACGGTGAAATCGCCGCTAAAGTCCAACGATGGATCATCCGCGATCTCAACGACCGCGTTCGCACCAGGAGCATCCTGCGAAAAGTCCATCGCGTATTCACCAACGGCCGCATCGCTGGTCCACGCCGGATCATTGACCCACGTTCCATCGTTACCACTTCCCGACGCATCGGTTTCCGTCAGCGAACCCGACGTGTCGTATTCGTGATGCACGACTAGGTTGCTGGTGATGTCCAACGTGCTGTGCCAAGACACCTGTGCCGCATATCCAAACGCGACATCCGTCGTCACATCCCCGATGGTGTATTCCAGCAACCAGTCACCACCCAGATCCTCGTGTCCGGTGACGTCATCGGACGCGGCAACATCACAATCGCAGACCAACGCCAACAGTTCGATCAAGTCCTGTCCGTCGGTGGTGGCGGCTAGGTCGCAGCCGTACACCAGCATGTCGGCACCCGCATCCATCGCATGTCCCCACGACGCGATGTCGCCGGCGTACTCCGGTGCAGTGTCTAGGTTCAGTTCGGCGTTGCCCAGCCGGATCGTTCCCGCATCGCCGTGGCTGACCAGATGCACGGCGTCGACACTGGACAGCTGATTCAGTGTTTCGGTGATCGCATCCAATCCGTTTTGATCGGATGCGATGCGGACGATGATCCACTGGGTGTCGTCGGTGCTCGAACGCAGATGGTTGATCAGCATATCGGCATCATCGACCGCCTGATCGACAAAGACGACTTCCAGCGGGCGGGCCGGATCGATCGGTTCGCCGTCGACATCGACGGGGTCGGCCACTTGGGATCCATCGAAACTGTCATCCTCGCTGGTGGCGATCGACAGGTACGAATCGTCCGCGGGGCCCGGCGGCGGACTGTAGGTGTGCGTTTCGGCATGTCCATCGGCATCGCCCAGACCATCAGCCAGCGCTTCTAGATCGACATCGACCGCGGCGTCGGCGTCACCGAGGACCTGGTCGGGGCTTTCGCCGCTGAGCAGGATTCGGTCTTCGAGCGCGTAAAAGTCGAAAACGCGTTTCTTTTTGTCGGCCATCAACGCCATCCGGTGGGGCTTGGATCATCGGATCACCGACGGGGCAACAGAATGGAACCCTGCCACCAATCGGTGGTATTGCCGCGCATTTTTGTGAGCACAGCCGGCCGCACTTTGACCGGGTCACAAAACCCCCAGCACAAAAATACGACGTATCTACAACAACGGCGGAACAATGCGTGAACTTTCACGATCCGCTGAACCGGTGGGGACACATAGGCCGTGCGGCATTGGCAGGATTTGACGATTGGCGTGTCTGTTCGGAATGTCGGGGTGATTCGCTGTCGCACCCGGCCTTGACCAGTGAATCGTTGACGCCCGTGAACGTTCGGCCAGACGTGCGCCGATTCCCTGATGTGGGGCTGTATGGGTGAGGCGGCGGGATCGCTGTCGACAATGGATTTGATGCACCTAACAGATTGGCGAAACGGAATTCGCGTTGTCTTTGTCCTGATCGGGACATTGCCAGCGTTCTGTGCTGCGCCGATCTTGGTCGCCGAAACACCGAATGTTCCCGCATCCGCCCCCCCGGCAGTGCCGGCCGAACGGATGATCGTCCCTGCGGCCGAACCGTCGACGGCATTCTTGGCGGCCGACAGCGACACGCTGGCATGGTGGCGTGAAGCGTCCCAGAATCCGACCCTGCACAAGCAACGCTTTGTCGCGTTCGATTTGCCGACGGTTCTGATCGATACGTTGGCCAACAGCCCGATGATTCAAACGGTCCAGGAATCGGCCAGCATCAAACTGGAGCAGATCATCCAGCAGGACGCCGCGTTTGATTCACGCTACGTTTTGGACGCCGGGTACGATCAAACCAACGATCCGGTCGGTAACGCTTTGGTGACCGGCGGGCCGCCACGGTTGCGTGAACGGTCATGGGCGTTCAACGGTGGCGTGCGACGCACCGCTCGCACTGGTACCCAGATCGACTTGACGCAAGAACTGGGCCTGCTGGACAGCAACAGTCAGTTCTTTGAACCTGCCGATCAGGGCAACGCACGTCTAAGCCTCAGCCTGACTCAGCCCCTGATGGCGGGCCGCGGGCGTGTGTTCAATGAACGACTGTTGGTTCAAGCCAAGTTGGACAGCCGCATCGCCTGGCAGCAAATGCAGCGTGATGTCAGCGATCGAATCACCGAAGTCATCTCCGCGTACTTGTTGTTGTACCAGCGACGTTGTCATCTGATTCAGCAAGATGAACTGATTCGACGCGGACAAAACATCGAACGCGTGCTGCGCGGTCGCAGCGACTTTGACGTCAGCCATCTGGAACTGACCAAGCTGCGTCAACGCGTCTCCAGCCGCAACGATGAACGACTGCAGTTGGACGCCGGCGTCCAACGACAACAAGCGACGCTGCGGAACCTGATCGGATCGGATGAACTGAACGTCGCCCCGTTGTCGCTGGAACTGATCCCCGACGCACCGCCATCGACGGCACACCGGCCGATCACCTTGGCCGAAGCGATGCGAGTGGGCATGGAATCGCGTCCGGAAATTCGCATGGCGATGGAAGACATCCAGTCGGCCGCTTTGGGGATCCAAGTGACTCGGAATCAGCTGATGCCGCGTTTGGATGCGGTCGTCAACGGATACTTGGCGGGTCTAAGCGGGGACTACGGCGTTGCCCGTTCCTTCGGCGAACAGTTCTACGAATCGGGCCCGGGCATCATGGCGGGATTGGAGTACGAATTGCCTCGCGGGAACCGGCTGGCTCGTTCGCGACACCGCGAAGCGATGCATCGGTATCGCCAAAAATCGGCGCGACTTCAAGAAGTGATCCAGGACGTGCGGCTGGAAATCGAAACGGCGTTGATCCGATGGGAAACCGCCGAAAAGCTTCGCCAAACCAAACGCATCACCTTGGCCGCGGCTCGCGAAGAAGAGGAAATGCTGACCCGGCGTTTCGCGATTGTCGGTGCGGACGGATCTCACGCCGGCCTGGTCTTGGAATCACTGTTGGAATCACAGCAGCGCCGCACGATGGCCGAACGCATGTTGGTGTCCGCCGAAGCGGAATACCACATCGCATGGGTCGAAATGCAACGCGCGATGGGAATCTTGCTGAAACGCGAGGGCATCACGGCGGTGCGTGACGCATGCAATGACGTTCGGTTCGACTACGCCCAAACGATCGATTCGTCATCGTTGGACTTGGACACGGTGACCACCGATGACGAACCCGCGGTCATTCCGTTGCCTCTGGATCGCCTGGAATCGATGGACGAACCCGTGCCCGCCGAACCCGAGATGCGAAACGATGTTTTCGCGCCCGGCAGCACCGGCGATTCCAGCGGCGGCTATTCCGACGCCGTGCCCGTTCAAATCGGCGACGCTCAATTCCAGCCCATTGAAACGAACAACGCACCGGAATCCGGATCGGTGCGATCGTACTTGCTGATGGAAGCGGCTTCGGCCGACGTCAAGGAAGGAAAACGATGAAGCCCGACAATTTGAACCGCACCCGCCTGTACCGTCGCCGGCGACCGTCGTCCGTCCAATGGATGGCCTGCGTCGCGTTGATCCTGTCCGCGGCGATGATCGGCGATTCGGGACGGGCCGCGGCACAGACCCGTTCCGCACCGCCCAGCGTTCCCCTGGTTTTTGATGGCTTCACCGAACCGGCCGAAGACGTTTTGGTGTCCGGCGTCGATCTCGGGCGGCTGACGGCGATTCACGTTCGCATGGGCGACCGGGTCAGCAAAGGTGACTTGCTGGCTCAACTGGACGATCAACTACAGGAATCGGCACTTCGCATCAGCCAAGCTCAGGCGGACATGACGGGCGAGATTCGCATGGCGGTTGCCGAACAAAAGCTGCAACAGTTGAAGACCGAATCGCTGCGAAAACTGGCGGCCGACGGGATGGCGCGACCGGAGGAACTGCAGCGTGCCGAGGCGGATTTGGAAGCCGCCAAAGCACGCGTGGAAATCGCTCAGGAACAACAACGTCTGCGACGCTTGCAGGTCCAGCGTGACCAGATCGAATTGAACCGACGAAAAGTGCTGGCACCCTGTGACGGCCGAATCGCCCGCGTGATGCACGCGGCCGGGGAATATCTGACGCCCGCCGATGCGGTGATTTTTCGATTGATCGCCACCGACACGCTGGATGCCGTCTTCAACGTGCCCGTCGAACACATCCACCATGTCCAAATGGGCCAGACGGTCAGCGTTTTTCTGCGCAGCCAAGGCAAAACGGTGGACGGAACCGTCGATCGCATCAGCCCCGCCATCGACGGCGAAAGCGGTACCGTCCAGGTGAAAGTCTTGCTTGACAATCGCGACGAAACTTTCTTGGCCGGTGATCGCTGTACGCTTCAGTTGACACCCCAGCGGACCGCCCGCACCACATCCGGATCCCGCAATTCGGTGACCAGGGTATCACGCATCCATTGGCAACCCGTTGCACCGGAGGCCGTGGCCCAATGAAAGACGATCACGATTTGCAGCAAGACATCCAGCAGATGCTGAAGTCGGAATCCGTCGTGGCGACGGCGGGGCACTCGGTCCGTACGGCGCTTGCCAACGCCGACGAGGGAATCACGCAACTGGCTCACATGTTGGGCCAGATGGAATCGCCTGTGGAAACCGAGGCGGCCAAAAGACCGACCGCGGGTCTGCAAACACCTCTGGACTGCGTTGTTTGCATCGCCGGTGCAAAAAATCTTCGCGAATCGGCTGAGCGTGTCGTACAACGGCTTGCATCGGAGTATTCCGGATGCCATGTCCGCATCGCATTCGGCCAGCGAAGCATGACGAGGCTGTACGACCATCGATTGGGCTGGCTCAGTCCATCGAATCGTTTGCGCCAGTCGATGCAGCCGTTGTTCCAGGAAGGCATCGAAAAGGAACAGAATCAATCGCACGGCCGGACCCTGCGTATCGACGGTGTTTGGGTGATCAATCTGTCGGAAATCGGCGGCAAGCGGCACTGCTTCTTGTGGATCCAGCCTCAGGCGGGCACCAAGACCGAACCGGCCAGTTCATCGTTGGTTTGGATGGGACGATCGTCGCGTGCTCTGGCGACAACGCTTTGGCGGCAACCACGTGTCGCAATGCCATCGAGTGCATCGGTCTTGGGGCGACGTCCCGTTTTGGCCGGTTTTCTGGCCATGTTGGTGGTTTCGTTGTTGGCGTTCTGGCCGGTCGCCTATCCGATACGTTGCACCGCGGTGATCAAGCCCCAAGGACAGCGAATGGTCGCCAGTCCGTTCGAAGCAACCTTGTTGAAAAGTCACGTGTTGCCCGGCGACCGTGTGCAGGCCGGCCAGTGCTTGTTGGAATTGGACGGTCGCCCGTTGCGTTTGGAATTGGAATCGATCGCCGCGGAAAGCCAGCGGGCGGAGAAGGCGGAAAACGTCGCCTTGGCGTCCGGTGACATCGCGGCGGCTCAGCAGGCGGCTTTGGAACAGCGACAGCTTTCACGCCGTCGCGATTTGTTGGAGGACCGTTTAAGCCGTCTGCAGATTTGCAGCCCAATGGACGCTCTGGTGATCAGTGGCGACCTAAGCCAGTACGTCGGCGCACCGTTGAAAATGGGCCAGTCGCTGTTGGAAATCGCACCGCAGGGTGACATGCGTGTGGAGGTGCAAATCCCCGAGTTCGAAATCGGCATGGTGGCCCCCCAGGCGGACACCCACATTCGTTTTCCCGCACTGGGCGGTGAATCCTATGACGCCGACTTGGGCCAGATCTATCCGGCGGCCGAAATTCGTGACGACCAGAACGTCTTTCTTGCCCACGTCACGATTCCCAACGACAGCGACGATTTGCGACCCGGGATGAAGGGGTTGGCCAGAATTTCTGGACCGACCCGTCCGCGGATCTGGTCGTACGTTCGTGGCATTTGGGAAAAATCGCTGTGGTGGATGGGGTACTGATCGAATGATGGAAGGATTCGTACCGCACCTGGATTCCGAGGTGCGTTTGTCACCACGAACGATCGGCGGACAATCCGGCGCGATCGCGCATCACCAAGGGCTTGAAAAGTTCTTTCGGTTCGGTTGCGAAGAAGCGTTGTTGATCGGCATGATCGACGGACGGCGCAGCGTCGAAGACTTGCTGTTGGGCATGCAACGCGCCGGTGTCGATTGGTCGGCGGATGATGTGGTCGGTTTTTTGTCGATGCTGATTCGCGAGCGATTGCTGTTGCCTCCGGTGCAAGAGTTCGATCAGGAAAAAGCCGAACAGCTTGGCCGAAAAACCGATCCGCTGCGTTGGTGGATGACCCCGCTATCGTCGGTGGTCAGTTTGCGAATCCCCTTGATGGACTTCGATCGCCCGGCCCTGCGCATGTGTCGGCACTTCGGGTTTTTGTTCCAACCCGTTGCTGTCGCGGTCTGGGCCGTCTTGGTCATCAGCGCGATGGTCATGATGGCATTGCGACGCGATGAACTGGCGGGCGAACTATCGCGGTTGTTCGACCGTCAGATGTGGGTTCCCATGCTGGGCATCTGGTTGCTGTGCAAGATGCTTCACGAAGCGGGCCACGCGGTTGCCGCCAAACGCCAGGGAGTTCGCATTGGCAAAACCGGCGTGATGTTCTTTCTGATGGCACCGCTGGCCTACGTCGATGTGACCGCGTCATGGATGCTGCCGCGGCGGACGTCACGGATGGCCATCGCACTGGCCGGTGTGTACGTGGAATTGGCCGTTGCATCGGTGGCGGCATGGTGTTGGTGGTGCTTGCCCGACGGACTGGTTCGACACATCGCTGCGCAAGTGTTTGTGGTGGCCGGTCCGGCGACGTTGCTGGTCAACGCCAACCCGTTGCTACGTCTGGACGGCTACTATGTCTTGTCGGATCTGGTGGACATCCCCAATCTGCGATCGCACGGGCGTCGGCAATTGGCCGGATGGCTGGAGTATGTGCTGTTGGCGGTTCCGCGTGAATCGTCACTGTTGGCCGGCTGGCGAGTCCCGTTTGCCACCGGTCACTCGATGGCGTCGGTCGCGTTCCAGTTCGTTTGGATGGCGGGATTGATTTTCGCCGTTTCCTACTGGGCCAAAGGCTTGGGGATTTTGGTCGCGGTCGTCGCGGTCTTGCTTTGGGCAGCGATCCCGCTGGGCAATTGGATGCTACGTCATGTGCGTGACGGGGATTGGCGGCGTCGATACCGCTTGGGGCTTTCGGTCGTTCTCCTTGTGTCGCTTGGTCAGTGGCTATGGAACCAACGTTCCCCGATCACCCGTCGTGTCCCAGTCGTGGTGCGATACCACGACGAACAGATCGCACGCGCACCGTCCGACGCGTTTATCGTCGGCGTTTTTGTCGAAGGCGGGCAACGCGTCGAAAGCGGCAGTCTGTTGATGCGGTTGCAGAACGACGAATTGCAGGTGCAGCACGACCAGACCGCTGATCGTTTGGACTTGGCAAAGCGGCGGGAGGTCCAACTGCGTCGGCAAGGAAAGTTGGCTGATGCGGAGATTGAAAAACGCCAAGCCGAAAACCTGAAGCACCAGTTGGATGATCTGCGTCGGCGTTTGGACGAATTGCAAGTGACCGCAAAACGTGACGGCATGGTCACGACGTCAAATCCGATCGACTTGCTGGGCCAATTCGTGACCGAGGGCACGGAACTGGTGCGTGTTTCCGACGCCCATGAAAAAGAGCTGTTGGCTTCGATCGGTGAATCCGATGCCCCGGCGTATCGTCGAGCGGTGAAGTCGGCCCAGCCTGTTCGAGTTCGATTGCGGGGCGGCGTTGGCATCACGGCGTTGCCCGTTTCGCTGCGTCCGCGTGCCGACATGCAATTGCCCCATCCGGCTCTTTCGGTGGCGATCGGCGGTCCGTTGCCGGTACAGCCGGATCCCGAATCGGGCGAAAACCGTTTGATCGCTCCACGGTTCACGGCGACCAGTCCGATCGAACCGGTGGCCGCGGCATCGGTTCGTGCAGGACAACAGGGCACGATGGTGATCAGCGATGACCGCACGATCGGCCAACGCATCTGGGAACGCTTGGATCCGCAATCAATGCGATAGCGGCGTTCACGCGGGAAATCGATTCCGACGCTACGTCGTGTATTCGCTGTTGAAGCTGACGTAAGCTTCCGTCAAATCGCTGGCCCAAAACCGACTCTGGCCCGGTCCGTCGCCGACGGTCAGATGGATGTGTACGTCGCTGGCGGATTTCATCGAACCGCTCAGCGTCGCCGCATCGAACGAAATCGGTGCGCCGGATTGATAAATCTCCACGCCGTTGATCGACAGACTGGTCTTCGCGACGTCGATCTTAGGACCCGCATATCCCGCGGCCGAAACGATGCGCCCCCAATTCGGGTCGTTCCCTTTGATGGCCGTTTTGACCAGCGGGCTGTTTCCAACGGCTCGTGCGATCACGTCGGCTGACTCATCATCAGTCGCGCCGTCGACTTGCAAACACAGCACATGCGTCGCGCCTTCGCCATCGGCCACGATCATTTTACCCAAGTCGATCAGGGCTTCAGCGATGGCGTCGGTCAGCGTGGAAAGATCCTCCGCATCACTGCACGCGGTGCCTTCGTTTCGTGCCAACAGCAACAGGGTGTCGTTCGTGCTCATGTGGCCGTCCACGCTGATTCGGTTCAGACTGGCTGACGCCGCGTCGGCGATGACTTTCTGTGCCGCGGCCATGGGCAGCGCGGCGTCGGTGACCACGACCGATAGCAACGTGGCCATGTCGGGTTGGATCATCCCGGCACCCTTGGCGATCGCAGCGATCTTGACCGCCCCCGCCGAAAGCTTGGCCGTGGTGCAGTGCAGCTTGGTGTATTGGTCCGTCGTGCAAAACGCCGTGGCGACATCACGAAACGCGGATGCCGAATGATCCGCACCGGCAATGGCGGCATCGATCCCCGTGACGACTTTGTCC is part of the Crateriforma spongiae genome and harbors:
- a CDS encoding TolC family protein gives rise to the protein MHLTDWRNGIRVVFVLIGTLPAFCAAPILVAETPNVPASAPPAVPAERMIVPAAEPSTAFLAADSDTLAWWREASQNPTLHKQRFVAFDLPTVLIDTLANSPMIQTVQESASIKLEQIIQQDAAFDSRYVLDAGYDQTNDPVGNALVTGGPPRLRERSWAFNGGVRRTARTGTQIDLTQELGLLDSNSQFFEPADQGNARLSLSLTQPLMAGRGRVFNERLLVQAKLDSRIAWQQMQRDVSDRITEVISAYLLLYQRRCHLIQQDELIRRGQNIERVLRGRSDFDVSHLELTKLRQRVSSRNDERLQLDAGVQRQQATLRNLIGSDELNVAPLSLELIPDAPPSTAHRPITLAEAMRVGMESRPEIRMAMEDIQSAALGIQVTRNQLMPRLDAVVNGYLAGLSGDYGVARSFGEQFYESGPGIMAGLEYELPRGNRLARSRHREAMHRYRQKSARLQEVIQDVRLEIETALIRWETAEKLRQTKRITLAAAREEEEMLTRRFAIVGADGSHAGLVLESLLESQQRRTMAERMLVSAEAEYHIAWVEMQRAMGILLKREGITAVRDACNDVRFDYAQTIDSSSLDLDTVTTDDEPAVIPLPLDRLESMDEPVPAEPEMRNDVFAPGSTGDSSGGYSDAVPVQIGDAQFQPIETNNAPESGSVRSYLLMEAASADVKEGKR
- a CDS encoding efflux RND transporter periplasmic adaptor subunit: MKPDNLNRTRLYRRRRPSSVQWMACVALILSAAMIGDSGRAAAQTRSAPPSVPLVFDGFTEPAEDVLVSGVDLGRLTAIHVRMGDRVSKGDLLAQLDDQLQESALRISQAQADMTGEIRMAVAEQKLQQLKTESLRKLAADGMARPEELQRAEADLEAAKARVEIAQEQQRLRRLQVQRDQIELNRRKVLAPCDGRIARVMHAAGEYLTPADAVIFRLIATDTLDAVFNVPVEHIHHVQMGQTVSVFLRSQGKTVDGTVDRISPAIDGESGTVQVKVLLDNRDETFLAGDRCTLQLTPQRTARTTSGSRNSVTRVSRIHWQPVAPEAVAQ
- a CDS encoding efflux RND transporter periplasmic adaptor subunit: MKDDHDLQQDIQQMLKSESVVATAGHSVRTALANADEGITQLAHMLGQMESPVETEAAKRPTAGLQTPLDCVVCIAGAKNLRESAERVVQRLASEYSGCHVRIAFGQRSMTRLYDHRLGWLSPSNRLRQSMQPLFQEGIEKEQNQSHGRTLRIDGVWVINLSEIGGKRHCFLWIQPQAGTKTEPASSSLVWMGRSSRALATTLWRQPRVAMPSSASVLGRRPVLAGFLAMLVVSLLAFWPVAYPIRCTAVIKPQGQRMVASPFEATLLKSHVLPGDRVQAGQCLLELDGRPLRLELESIAAESQRAEKAENVALASGDIAAAQQAALEQRQLSRRRDLLEDRLSRLQICSPMDALVISGDLSQYVGAPLKMGQSLLEIAPQGDMRVEVQIPEFEIGMVAPQADTHIRFPALGGESYDADLGQIYPAAEIRDDQNVFLAHVTIPNDSDDLRPGMKGLARISGPTRPRIWSYVRGIWEKSLWWMGY
- a CDS encoding site-2 protease family protein, whose protein sequence is MMEGFVPHLDSEVRLSPRTIGGQSGAIAHHQGLEKFFRFGCEEALLIGMIDGRRSVEDLLLGMQRAGVDWSADDVVGFLSMLIRERLLLPPVQEFDQEKAEQLGRKTDPLRWWMTPLSSVVSLRIPLMDFDRPALRMCRHFGFLFQPVAVAVWAVLVISAMVMMALRRDELAGELSRLFDRQMWVPMLGIWLLCKMLHEAGHAVAAKRQGVRIGKTGVMFFLMAPLAYVDVTASWMLPRRTSRMAIALAGVYVELAVASVAAWCWWCLPDGLVRHIAAQVFVVAGPATLLVNANPLLRLDGYYVLSDLVDIPNLRSHGRRQLAGWLEYVLLAVPRESSLLAGWRVPFATGHSMASVAFQFVWMAGLIFAVSYWAKGLGILVAVVAVLLWAAIPLGNWMLRHVRDGDWRRRYRLGLSVVLLVSLGQWLWNQRSPITRRVPVVVRYHDEQIARAPSDAFIVGVFVEGGQRVESGSLLMRLQNDELQVQHDQTADRLDLAKRREVQLRRQGKLADAEIEKRQAENLKHQLDDLRRRLDELQVTAKRDGMVTTSNPIDLLGQFVTEGTELVRVSDAHEKELLASIGESDAPAYRRAVKSAQPVRVRLRGGVGITALPVSLRPRADMQLPHPALSVAIGGPLPVQPDPESGENRLIAPRFTATSPIEPVAAASVRAGQQGTMVISDDRTIGQRIWERLDPQSMR
- the argJ gene encoding bifunctional glutamate N-acetyltransferase/amino-acid acetyltransferase ArgJ; translated protein: MTEPLPHCQAAETLADDQLPAGFRFGSTACGIKPSGRPDLSVITADRDAVAAGVYTRNQVVAAPVTWCRGLTPTDRFRAVVTNSGNANACTGPRGEHDTARMAAEVAQRIDCEDRQVLVMSTGVIGHTLPMDKVVTGIDAAIAGADHSASAFRDVATAFCTTDQYTKLHCTTAKLSAGAVKIAAIAKGAGMIQPDMATLLSVVVTDAALPMAAAQKVIADAASASLNRISVDGHMSTNDTLLLLARNEGTACSDAEDLSTLTDAIAEALIDLGKMIVADGEGATHVLCLQVDGATDDESADVIARAVGNSPLVKTAIKGNDPNWGRIVSAAGYAGPKIDVAKTSLSINGVEIYQSGAPISFDAATLSGSMKSASDVHIHLTVGDGPGQSRFWASDLTEAYVSFNSEYTT